A stretch of Gemmobacter fulvus DNA encodes these proteins:
- a CDS encoding Twin-arginine translocation pathway signal has protein sequence MQEQTKKGLTRRQLLARSVAAGASFMVGAGFVAGGNAAWALETTVLAPESMATLIQMARDIYPHDHLADEFYAVAVKGYDTAEAAPAIEAGIAALNAAAQGAGHASYLAIGWEKDRVALLRGMEQSAFFQTVRGGLVTGLYNQKAVWPLFGYEGESFSQGGYIDRGFDDINWL, from the coding sequence ATGCAGGAACAGACAAAAAAAGGCCTGACCCGCCGCCAGTTGCTGGCGCGGTCGGTCGCGGCCGGGGCCAGTTTCATGGTGGGCGCGGGGTTCGTGGCCGGGGGCAATGCCGCCTGGGCGCTGGAAACCACGGTGCTGGCGCCTGAATCGATGGCGACCCTGATCCAGATGGCGCGGGACATCTATCCGCATGACCATCTGGCGGATGAATTCTACGCTGTTGCCGTGAAAGGTTATGACACCGCCGAGGCCGCCCCGGCCATCGAGGCTGGCATCGCCGCGCTGAATGCCGCAGCCCAGGGCGCGGGCCATGCCAGCTATCTGGCCATCGGATGGGAGAAAGACCGTGTGGCGCTGCTGCGCGGCATGGAGCAGAGCGCCTTTTTCCAGACGGTGCGTGGCGGGCTGGTGACCGGGCTTTACAACCAGAAGGCCGTCTGGCCGCTGTTTGGCTATGAAGGCGAAAGCTTCAGCCAGGGCGGGTATATCGACCGCGGTTTTGACGACATCAACTGGCTGTAA
- a CDS encoding VOC family protein, producing MAKAIHSMIRVLDEARSVAFYDQAFGLKVAERLDFETFTLIYLSNAETGFELELTVNKGRTEPYALGDGYGHLAVSVTDVDAEHARLTAAGLAPRKLVDFAPGGTVIARFFFIADPDGYQIEVLNRGGRYL from the coding sequence TTGGCAAAGGCCATTCACAGCATGATCCGTGTCCTGGACGAGGCACGGTCAGTGGCGTTCTACGATCAGGCCTTCGGGCTCAAGGTCGCGGAGCGGCTGGATTTTGAAACATTCACCCTGATCTATCTCTCGAATGCCGAAACCGGATTCGAGCTGGAGCTGACGGTCAACAAGGGCCGGACGGAACCCTATGCGCTGGGCGATGGCTACGGCCATCTGGCGGTGTCGGTGACGGATGTCGATGCCGAACATGCGCGGCTGACCGCAGCGGGGCTTGCCCCGCGCAAGCTGGTGGATTTCGCCCCCGGCGGCACGGTGATCGCGCGCTTTTTCTTCATTGCCGACCCCGATGGCTATCAGATCGAAGTTCTGAACCGGGGAGGCCGCTACCTCTGA
- a CDS encoding ribbon-helix-helix domain-containing protein, giving the protein MCQVFAGQEPARYESITRRLRLNGQSTSIRLERAFWDIIDEIAAVEGSSTPAFVSKLHSEVLQLRGEPENFTSLLRCACLIHMDRRAEPRRSAAAAS; this is encoded by the coding sequence ATGTGCCAGGTATTCGCGGGGCAGGAACCCGCAAGATATGAAAGCATCACACGGCGGTTGCGGCTGAATGGCCAAAGCACCAGCATCCGGCTGGAGCGCGCCTTCTGGGACATCATCGACGAGATCGCGGCGGTCGAGGGCAGTTCCACCCCGGCCTTCGTGTCGAAACTGCATTCCGAAGTGCTGCAATTGCGCGGAGAGCCGGAAAACTTCACCTCGCTGCTGCGCTGTGCCTGCCTGATCCATATGGATCGCCGTGCCGAACCACGCCGCAGCGCCGCCGCCGCCAGCTGA
- a CDS encoding ANTAR domain-containing response regulator, with protein MPSTLSIIVVEKDRERALRIVDALKDAGDLHITVIADEAGLARRIAEHKPDVVLIDIASPSRDVLEELTLASGPLERPVAMFVDRSDTGLTRAAIEAGVSAYVVDGLRPDRIKPILDAAIARFHMFQRMRTELATTKAALEERKVIDRAKGIVMRAKGIGEDEAYALIRRTAMDQGKRIVDVAQALVTAAELLK; from the coding sequence ATGCCCTCCACCCTGTCGATCATCGTCGTGGAAAAGGACCGCGAGCGCGCCTTGCGGATCGTCGATGCGCTGAAGGATGCGGGCGATCTGCACATCACGGTGATTGCCGACGAGGCCGGGCTGGCGCGGCGCATTGCCGAACACAAGCCCGATGTGGTGCTGATCGACATTGCCAGCCCCTCCCGCGATGTGCTGGAGGAGTTGACGCTGGCCTCCGGCCCGTTGGAACGTCCGGTGGCGATGTTCGTTGATCGGTCCGACACCGGCCTGACCCGCGCCGCAATCGAGGCCGGGGTCAGCGCCTATGTGGTGGACGGGCTGCGCCCCGACCGGATCAAGCCGATCCTGGATGCCGCCATCGCGCGCTTTCACATGTTCCAGCGGATGCGCACCGAACTGGCCACCACCAAGGCGGCACTGGAAGAACGCAAGGTGATCGACCGGGCCAAGGGCATCGTGATGCGGGCCAAGGGAATCGGCGAGGATGAGGCTTATGCCCTGATCCGCCGCACCGCGATGGATCAGGGCAAACGCATCGTCGATGTGGCGCAGGCGCTGGTCACGGCGGCGGAGCTGCTGAAATGA
- a CDS encoding CmpA/NrtA family ABC transporter substrate-binding protein gives MTRALPLGFIPLVDAAPLIIAAELGFAEEEGLAVSLHRAASWSMLRDMLDFGQVDAAQMLSVVPVARALGLGGGTVPLEAPMVLSLNGQVLGLSARLAAAMRATGLPFRFGEARAAGLALAATPIRIGVPFPFSMQAALVQYWLAHAAPAAQVTIRTVPPPRMAEALAAGEVDAFCVGEPWGSHAVEVAGAELLLPGAAIWSQAPEKVLATRAGWCEAEPDLAGRLLRALWRAARWLGDAANRVTAAELLARPAHLGIAAELIDRALTGRLLITRAGAEEAVPQFLEFHAGAANFPWRSQAAWIGADLAARHGLAPDAAIAAARATFRSDLFRLHLGPAGAVLPRASDKAEGMLTAAEAVPAVKGTLILARNRFFDGQIFDPAAPQR, from the coding sequence ATGACGCGTGCGCTGCCCTTGGGGTTCATTCCGCTGGTCGATGCCGCACCGCTGATCATAGCCGCCGAACTGGGCTTTGCCGAGGAAGAAGGGCTGGCCGTCAGCCTGCACCGCGCCGCCAGCTGGTCGATGCTGCGCGACATGCTCGATTTCGGGCAGGTGGATGCGGCGCAGATGCTGTCGGTGGTGCCGGTGGCCCGTGCGCTGGGGCTTGGCGGCGGCACGGTGCCGCTGGAAGCGCCGATGGTGCTGTCGCTCAACGGGCAGGTGTTGGGGCTTTCGGCGCGGCTGGCGGCGGCGATGCGGGCGACCGGCCTGCCCTTCCGCTTTGGCGAGGCGCGGGCGGCTGGGCTGGCGCTGGCCGCCACGCCGATCCGCATTGGCGTGCCCTTCCCGTTTTCGATGCAGGCAGCTCTGGTGCAGTATTGGCTGGCCCATGCCGCCCCCGCCGCACAGGTCACCATCCGCACCGTGCCGCCCCCCCGCATGGCCGAGGCGCTGGCCGCAGGCGAGGTGGATGCGTTCTGCGTGGGCGAGCCCTGGGGCAGCCATGCGGTCGAGGTGGCGGGGGCGGAACTGCTGCTGCCCGGTGCCGCGATCTGGAGCCAGGCACCGGAAAAGGTGCTGGCGACCCGCGCCGGCTGGTGCGAGGCCGAACCTGATCTGGCGGGGCGTTTGCTGCGGGCGCTGTGGCGTGCCGCGCGTTGGCTGGGCGATGCCGCCAACCGCGTCACCGCCGCCGAACTGCTGGCCCGCCCCGCCCATCTGGGCATCGCGGCAGAGCTGATCGACCGGGCGCTGACCGGCCGTCTGCTCATCACCCGCGCCGGGGCCGAAGAAGCCGTGCCGCAGTTTCTGGAGTTTCACGCGGGGGCGGCCAATTTCCCATGGCGCAGTCAGGCGGCCTGGATCGGGGCCGATCTTGCCGCCCGCCACGGGCTTGCGCCGGATGCGGCCATCGCCGCCGCCCGCGCCACCTTTCGCAGCGATCTGTTCCGCCTGCACCTAGGCCCCGCCGGGGCGGTGCTGCCCCGCGCCTCGGACAAGGCAGAGGGGATGCTGACCGCCGCCGAAGCCGTGCCCGCCGTGAAGGGCACGCTGATTCTGGCGCGCAACCGTTTCTTTGACGGCCAGATTTTCGACCCCGCCGCCCCGCAACGCTGA
- a CDS encoding CmpA/NrtA family ABC transporter substrate-binding protein, whose translation MTLTARILLATTLLASPAVAVTPDIEKDELTLGFIKLTDMAPLAIAKEKGFFEEEGLYVTLEAQSNWKVLLDRVIAGELDGAHMLAGQPIAATIGYGTKGAVVTPFSMDLNGNAITVSNAVWQAMKPALPLGADGKPAHPISAAALKPVIEAYANDGKPFNLGMVFPVSTHNYELRFWLAAGGIHPGLYSADDVSGQIGGDVLISVTPPPQMPATLEAGTIDGYSVGEPWNQAAVAKGIGVPVITDTDIWKNNPEKVFGLTAEFVDANPNTTLALTKALIRAAIWLDEGDNANRAEAVEILSRAEYVGADAAVIGNSMTGTFEYEAGDTRPAPDFNVFFRYNATFPYYSDAVWYLTQMRRWGQITEAKPDGWYDETAKSVYKPDLYKAAAEALIAEGKASADQFDFDADGYRAPSAEFIDGVSYDGTRPNAYIDSLSIGLKGAQTVAGGEIVN comes from the coding sequence ATGACCCTCACCGCCCGGATTCTGCTGGCCACCACGCTGCTCGCCTCGCCCGCTGTCGCCGTGACCCCCGATATTGAAAAAGACGAACTGACCCTTGGTTTCATCAAGCTGACAGATATGGCCCCGCTGGCGATTGCCAAGGAAAAGGGCTTTTTCGAAGAGGAAGGGCTGTATGTCACCCTCGAGGCGCAATCGAACTGGAAAGTGCTGCTCGACCGGGTGATCGCGGGCGAGTTGGATGGCGCGCATATGCTGGCAGGCCAGCCGATTGCCGCCACCATCGGCTATGGCACCAAGGGCGCGGTGGTCACGCCGTTTTCGATGGATCTGAACGGCAATGCCATCACCGTGTCGAACGCGGTCTGGCAGGCGATGAAACCGGCCCTGCCGCTGGGCGCCGATGGCAAGCCCGCCCACCCGATCAGCGCCGCCGCACTCAAGCCGGTGATCGAGGCCTATGCCAATGACGGCAAGCCCTTCAATCTGGGCATGGTGTTTCCGGTCTCCACCCATAATTACGAACTGCGCTTCTGGCTGGCGGCAGGCGGCATCCATCCGGGGCTGTATTCAGCGGATGATGTCTCGGGCCAGATCGGTGGCGATGTGCTGATTTCGGTGACACCGCCGCCGCAGATGCCCGCCACGCTGGAGGCCGGCACGATTGATGGCTATTCCGTGGGTGAGCCATGGAACCAGGCCGCTGTCGCCAAGGGCATCGGCGTGCCGGTGATCACCGACACGGACATCTGGAAGAACAACCCCGAAAAGGTGTTCGGCCTGACGGCAGAGTTTGTCGATGCCAACCCCAATACCACGCTGGCGCTGACCAAGGCGCTGATCCGCGCCGCGATCTGGCTGGACGAGGGCGACAATGCCAACCGCGCCGAGGCGGTCGAGATCCTCAGCCGTGCGGAATATGTCGGGGCGGATGCGGCGGTGATCGGCAATTCGATGACCGGCACCTTTGAATACGAGGCAGGCGACACCCGCCCCGCCCCCGATTTCAACGTGTTCTTCCGCTACAACGCGACCTTCCCCTATTACTCGGACGCGGTGTGGTATCTGACCCAGATGCGCCGCTGGGGCCAGATCACCGAGGCAAAGCCCGATGGCTGGTATGATGAGACCGCGAAATCGGTCTACAAACCCGATCTCTACAAGGCCGCCGCCGAAGCCCTGATTGCCGAGGGCAAGGCCAGCGCCGATCAGTTCGACTTTGATGCCGATGGCTATCGCGCGCCCAGCGCCGAATTCATCGACGGCGTCAGCTACGACGGCACCCGCCCCAACGCCTATATCGACAGCCTGAGCATCGGGCTGAAAGGCGCGCAAACCGTTGCCGGCGGCGAAATCGTCAACTGA
- a CDS encoding ABC transporter permease, whose protein sequence is MTSIDPAALPEDSAQSRELRLANLSRLITRCDPWFRALGLGFLSPVWRMLIGDNPRGQIADLWRLAGVPVLAIAGFLALWATLAPMVQTSLGAIPGPAQVWEQAQVLHADSRAAGVKEAEFYARQADKNAELVAAGKADEVKDRAYTGKPTYYAQIATSIKTVFFGFLIATAIAVPLGIVSGLSPLANAAINPVVQIFKPVSPLAWLPIVTMVVSALYAGGDGGMSKSFLISAVTVTLCSLWPTLINTALGVASIDKDLVNVGRVLKLGPWKKITRLVLPSALPLIFTGLRLSLGVGWMVLIAAEMLAQNPGLGKFVWDEFQNGSEQSLARIMVAVLTIGIIGFLLDRVMFALQSAFTFSANR, encoded by the coding sequence ATGACCTCCATCGACCCCGCCGCCCTGCCGGAAGATTCCGCCCAAAGCCGCGAACTGCGCCTTGCCAATCTGTCGCGCCTGATCACGCGCTGTGATCCGTGGTTCCGCGCGCTTGGCCTTGGTTTCCTCAGCCCGGTGTGGCGCATGTTGATCGGCGACAACCCGCGCGGCCAGATCGCCGATCTGTGGCGGCTGGCCGGGGTTCCGGTGCTGGCGATTGCGGGTTTCCTCGCACTCTGGGCCACGCTGGCGCCGATGGTGCAAACCTCGCTTGGGGCCATTCCCGGCCCGGCGCAAGTCTGGGAGCAGGCGCAGGTGCTGCATGCCGATTCCCGCGCCGCTGGGGTGAAAGAGGCCGAATTCTACGCCCGTCAGGCCGACAAGAACGCCGAACTGGTGGCGGCGGGCAAGGCGGATGAGGTGAAGGACCGCGCCTATACCGGCAAGCCTACCTATTACGCACAAATTGCCACCTCGATCAAAACCGTGTTCTTCGGCTTTCTGATCGCCACGGCCATCGCGGTGCCGCTGGGCATCGTGTCGGGCCTTTCGCCGCTGGCCAATGCCGCCATCAACCCGGTGGTGCAGATCTTCAAGCCGGTCTCGCCGCTGGCCTGGCTGCCGATCGTCACAATGGTCGTCTCGGCCCTCTATGCGGGCGGCGATGGCGGCATGTCGAAAAGCTTTCTGATCTCGGCAGTGACGGTGACGCTGTGTTCGCTGTGGCCGACGCTGATCAACACCGCGCTGGGCGTCGCCTCGATCGACAAGGATCTGGTCAATGTGGGCCGTGTGCTGAAGCTTGGCCCGTGGAAAAAGATCACCCGGCTGGTACTGCCTTCAGCGCTGCCGCTGATCTTCACCGGGTTGCGCCTGTCGCTGGGCGTGGGCTGGATGGTGCTGATCGCCGCCGAGATGCTGGCGCAGAACCCCGGTCTGGGCAAGTTCGTCTGGGATGAATTCCAGAACGGATCCGAGCAAAGCCTCGCGCGCATCATGGTGGCGGTGCTGACCATCGGCATCATCGGCTTCCTGCTCGACCGGGTGATGTTCGCGCTGCAATCCGCCTTCACCTTTTCAGCAAACCGGTGA